A genomic stretch from bacterium includes:
- a CDS encoding AAA family ATPase, which translates to MSYTIAVAGKGGTGKTTISSLVVRHFVRAGKTPVFAVDADANYNLNDQLGVEVKRTIGASREEMKRKITANEIPPGMSKDDWIEMQMSADLIEAEGFDLLVMGRPEGPGCYCAANNTLRRHLEILSNNYPVIVIDNEAGMEHLSRRTTANIDLLLLVSEPSPVGIMTAARIRDLAREMEVKVARSGLVINRVPNPGLGVRLVEEARGRGLEVLGTVPLDEAVVEQAMAHQPAFRLPDGAPAVKAIEAVLSTVSL; encoded by the coding sequence GTGAGCTACACGATCGCGGTGGCCGGCAAGGGCGGGACCGGCAAGACGACCATCTCGAGCCTCGTGGTGCGGCACTTCGTCCGCGCGGGGAAGACGCCGGTCTTCGCCGTCGACGCGGACGCGAACTACAACCTCAACGACCAGCTCGGGGTGGAGGTCAAGCGGACGATCGGCGCCTCCCGCGAGGAGATGAAGCGCAAGATCACCGCGAACGAGATCCCGCCGGGCATGTCCAAGGACGACTGGATCGAGATGCAGATGTCCGCGGACCTCATCGAGGCCGAGGGCTTCGACCTGCTCGTCATGGGGCGGCCGGAGGGGCCGGGGTGCTACTGCGCGGCGAACAACACGCTGCGCCGGCACCTCGAGATCCTCTCGAACAACTACCCGGTGATCGTCATCGACAACGAGGCGGGCATGGAGCACCTCTCGCGGCGCACGACGGCGAACATCGACCTGCTCCTGCTGGTCTCGGAGCCGAGCCCGGTCGGCATCATGACCGCGGCCCGCATCCGCGACCTGGCCCGGGAGATGGAGGTCAAGGTCGCGCGCTCGGGCCTCGTCATCAACCGCGTCCCGAACCCCGGCCTCGGGGTCCGGCTCGTGGAGGAGGCGCGCGGGCGCGGCCTCGAGGTCCTCGGCACGGTGCCGCTCGACGAGGCGGTGGTCGAGCAGGCGATGGCGCACCAGCCCGCGTTCCGGCTGCCCGACGGCGCGCCGGCGGTCAAGGCAATCGAAGCGGTTCTCTCAACCGTGTCCCTGTAA